One region of Turicibacter bilis genomic DNA includes:
- a CDS encoding response regulator transcription factor has product MRILLVEDERRLADAIGQILKSQKYIVDIFYDGATGLDYGLSGIYDLIILDVMLPKLNGFDLLKELRQYNLSTPVLFLTAKDDISHKVHGLDLGADDYLTKPFATEELLARVRALLRRQGEVVTNDCLKFEDSQLNLSTHELWCQEKKVQLGLKEFNILSCLMNHGNQIVTKELLIEKVWGYDADVDYNNVEVYISFLRKKLQFIKSSVCIKTVRGVGYCLGVTTND; this is encoded by the coding sequence ATGAGAATTTTACTAGTAGAAGACGAAAGACGATTAGCCGACGCTATCGGGCAAATTTTAAAAAGCCAAAAATATATAGTTGATATTTTCTACGACGGAGCTACTGGATTAGACTACGGACTAAGTGGAATTTATGACTTAATCATTTTAGATGTCATGCTCCCAAAGCTAAATGGTTTTGATCTTTTAAAAGAACTTCGTCAATATAACCTTTCAACACCTGTCTTATTTCTAACAGCAAAAGATGACATTTCACATAAAGTTCATGGCCTCGATTTAGGCGCGGATGACTATTTAACCAAACCGTTTGCAACAGAAGAATTACTCGCCCGTGTTCGTGCTTTATTACGCCGTCAAGGTGAAGTGGTGACAAATGACTGCCTTAAATTTGAAGATAGTCAACTTAACCTTTCAACTCATGAGCTTTGGTGTCAGGAGAAAAAAGTTCAACTTGGATTAAAAGAATTTAATATTCTCTCTTGTCTAATGAATCATGGGAATCAGATTGTGACTAAAGAGCTATTAATCGAAAAAGTTTGGGGATATGATGCAGATGTTGACTATAATAACGTAGAAGTTTATATTTCATTCCTTCGCAAAAAGCTTCAATTTATTAAATCCTCTGTTTGTATCAAAACAGTTCGCGGGGTTGGATATTGCCTTGGAGTAACAACAAATGATTAA